One segment of Anastrepha obliqua isolate idAnaObli1 chromosome 3, idAnaObli1_1.0, whole genome shotgun sequence DNA contains the following:
- the LOC129241333 gene encoding thyroid transcription factor 1-associated protein 26: MKQKEGNSKSVRTNQMAKHKSFAQGKQKYKSKAPQCDNKMQWRRKKPQDEARKQKIKEREELRTQKIAEKKAEKERVQREKEERVRIYKKKRLEKTKAVSKKTQRGQPLMKDRMQLLLKQIQEMKRTG, from the exons atgaaacaaaaggaAGGAAATAGTAAATCTGTTCGAACGAATCAGATGGCGAAACATAAATCGTTTGCGCaaggcaaacaaaaatataaatccaAAGCGCCTCAATGCGACAATAAAATGCAGTGGCGTCGAAAAAAGCCCCAGGACGAG GCACGTAAACAGAAAATTAAAGAACGGGAAGAATTAAGAACTCAGAAAATTGCTGAGAAAAAAGCCGAAAAAGAGCGAGTCCAACGAGAAAAGGAGGAACGTGTGcgtatttataaaaagaaacgTTTGGAAAAGACAAAAGCGGTTAGCAAAAAAACACAGCGCGGCCAACCACTAATGAAAGATCGTATGCAATTATTGCTTAAACAGATACAGGAAATGAAGCGTACTgggtag
- the LOC129240952 gene encoding adenine phosphoribosyltransferase, with protein MSNEKLEYIKSKIGTFPDFPKKGIIFRDIFSALSDPIACGYLKELLVEQIKHKYPDAEIIIGLESRGFLFNLLIATELGIGCAPIRKKGKLPGELISVEYELEYGRDTFEIQANAIKNGQKVVIVDDLLATGGSLKAAIELVRKAGGTVIGSCVVLELEDLHGRDKIGCDCLVQSLIKY; from the exons ATGAGTAATGAGAAGTTGGAGTATATAAAGAGCAAAATTGGAACTTTTCCTGACTTCCCAAAAAAAGGCATTATTTTCCG TGACATTTTTAGCGCACTGAGCGATCCAATTGCTTGCGGCTACTTGAAGGAATTACTTGTTGAACAAATCAAGCACAAATATCCGGATGCTGAAATCATCATTGGCTTAGAGTCACGTGGGTTCCTCTTCAATCTCCTGATAGCAACCGAATTGGGCATAGGTTGCGCACCAATACGCAAGAAGGGTAAATTGCCAGGTGAATTGATATCAGTGGAATACGAATTGGAGTACGGCAGA gacACATTCGAAATTCAAGCAAATGCTAttaaaaatggtcaaaaagtgGTAATCGTAGATGATCTACTCGCCACTGGTGGATCTCTGAAAGCTGCGATTGAATTGGTGCGCAAGGCTGGTGGCACTGTTATTGGAAGCTGTGTAGTGTTGGAGTTGGAAGATTTACATGGCCGTGATAAGATAGGTTGTGATTGCCTTGTGCAATCTCTTATTAAATACTAA